A window of the Phoenix dactylifera cultivar Barhee BC4 unplaced genomic scaffold, palm_55x_up_171113_PBpolish2nd_filt_p 000076F, whole genome shotgun sequence genome harbors these coding sequences:
- the LOC103695851 gene encoding non-specific lipid transfer protein GPI-anchored 13-like isoform X1 produces the protein MAGPSLSLRSSQLPYLLLLVILGLFSFASSDFASDRAECANQLTGLATCLTYVENRASTPTPDCCSGLKQVLATNRKCLCVLIKDRDEPGLGIKLNVTTAMALPSVCRASSNISECPKLLNLPPGSAEAQIFEQYGRSPPAADTKGNTNAGASTSNEAGSASAQGNCHGGKKWLGVGKVGGMSSSFLLLVAYLLLGG, from the exons ATGGCTGGCCCCTCCCTTTCGCTTCGCAGCTCTCAGCTACCATACTTGCTGCTATTGGTAATACTGGGACTGTTTAGCTTTGCAAGCTCGGACTTTGCGAGCGACCGGGCGGAGTGCGCGAACCAGCTCACAGGGCTGGCAACATGTCTCACCTACGTCGAGAACAGAGCCTCGACTCCAACACCAGACTGCTGTTCTGGCCTCAAGCAGGTCCTGGCCACGAATCGCAAATGCCTGTGCGTTCTCATCAAAGATCGCGATGAGCCCGGTCTCGGGATCAAGTTAAACGTCACAACTGCCATGGCTCTACCTTCCGTGTGTCGTGCATCTTCTAATATATCTGAATGCCCAA AGCTTTTGAACCTGCCTCCAGGCTCAGCAGAAGCCCAGATTTTCGAGCAGTACGGAAGATCTCCTCCAGCAGCCGATACGAAGGGTAACA CAAACGCCGGTGCGTCGACGAGCAACGAGGCCGGGAGTGCGAGTGCACAAGGGAATTGCCATGGAGGAAAGAAATGGTTGGGAGTGGGGAAGGTTGGTGGCATGTCCTCATCTTTTCTACTTCTCGTTGCCTACCTGCTCCTGGGTGGCTAA
- the LOC103695851 gene encoding non-specific lipid transfer protein GPI-anchored 13-like isoform X2 has product MAGPSLSLRSSQLPYLLLLVILGLFSFASSDFASDRAECANQLTGLATCLTYVENRASTPTPDCCSGLKQVLATNRKCLCVLIKDRDEPGLGIKLNVTTAMALPSVCRASSNISECPKLLNLPPGSAEAQIFEQYGRSPPAADTKANAGASTSNEAGSASAQGNCHGGKKWLGVGKVGGMSSSFLLLVAYLLLGG; this is encoded by the exons ATGGCTGGCCCCTCCCTTTCGCTTCGCAGCTCTCAGCTACCATACTTGCTGCTATTGGTAATACTGGGACTGTTTAGCTTTGCAAGCTCGGACTTTGCGAGCGACCGGGCGGAGTGCGCGAACCAGCTCACAGGGCTGGCAACATGTCTCACCTACGTCGAGAACAGAGCCTCGACTCCAACACCAGACTGCTGTTCTGGCCTCAAGCAGGTCCTGGCCACGAATCGCAAATGCCTGTGCGTTCTCATCAAAGATCGCGATGAGCCCGGTCTCGGGATCAAGTTAAACGTCACAACTGCCATGGCTCTACCTTCCGTGTGTCGTGCATCTTCTAATATATCTGAATGCCCAA AGCTTTTGAACCTGCCTCCAGGCTCAGCAGAAGCCCAGATTTTCGAGCAGTACGGAAGATCTCCTCCAGCAGCCGATACGAAGG CAAACGCCGGTGCGTCGACGAGCAACGAGGCCGGGAGTGCGAGTGCACAAGGGAATTGCCATGGAGGAAAGAAATGGTTGGGAGTGGGGAAGGTTGGTGGCATGTCCTCATCTTTTCTACTTCTCGTTGCCTACCTGCTCCTGGGTGGCTAA